The nucleotide window CTGTACACCGCCGCATACGGCGATCAGGTGCTGGCGATCGAGTATGCCGACGACCTGCGCGACGACTTCGCGGCGGCCTGCGCGGTGCCGGGCCGGCCGCTGTCGATGATCCTGCGCGACCGGGACCTCGTGACGCCGGCCTCGGCCGAGTACGTCTACGAGCGCTGCTGACCCGGACCGATCGGGCCAGACCAATCCGTCTGCACGAGGGTGGCGAACCAGTGTCGTGAGGCGATCCGGCCTCCGGTCAACCACCAGGAGCTCCCCATGCGATTCATCCCCACCAAGGTCCACGCCGTTCTCGACTATGTCGTCGCGATCGCGCTCATCCTCGCCCCCACCATCTTCATGTTCGAGGAGGTCGGCGGCGCCGCCGTCATCATCCCGCGCATCCTCGGCATCGGCCTGATCCTCTACAGCCTGTTCACGCGCTACGAACTGGGCCTGGTCAAGGTCATCGGCATGCCGATCCACCTCATCTTCGACGTGGTCGCGTCGGTCTTCCTGATCGCGTCGCCGTTCCTGTTCGGCTTCGTCAACGAGGCCCCGAACGCCTGGCTGCCGCACATCGCGGTCGGCGTTGCCGTGATCCTCGTCGTGCTCTGCTCGAAGAGCCAGCCCGGCGCGAGCGTCACCGGCACCAAGGCCCACGCCACCAGCGTCGCCTGATTCACCCGCGCTGCCACACTGCGGCAAGCGTCCCCGGCACTGGGGGCGCTTGCCGCTTTTGTGTGCCCGCGGTTCAGCCCCCGCGACTTCGGGCAAAGTGCCCCTTCAACGCATCCGAAGGGGCACTTTGGCAGAAGTCGACGGCGGGTGCGCTCGCGACTTCGGGCGAAGTGCCCCTTCAACGCATCCGAAGGGGCGCTTTGCGGCAAGTCGGGGGGGGATGGCGCTACCGGGTGGCCGGGCGCAGCATCCGCCAGAGGACGGCGCGCTCGGTGACGCCCCACACCGCGCTCACCGTGAGGTAGATCGCCGCGGCCAACGGCACGAAGGCCGCGAACACCACGCTGATCAGGGGCAGCCAGCTGAGCACACCGGTCATGGTCGCCTGGGCGGCCGGCGAGAGCGCACCTGGGAGCGTCGGGGCGGCCGGTGCGGCGAGGCCCGCGGATGCCGCGCCCTGGGCGAGCAGCAACCGCCGGCTGAGCAGCTGCGCCACGAGCAGCACCCCGAGCAGCACGCCGCCTACCACGAGCCCTGCCGGAGTGGGCTGCGCGCCCCAGCCGGCGAGGATGCTGCTGCCCAGCGGGCTGCCGAACAGTCCACCGGCCAGGAGAGCATTGTCGTGCCCGTTGATCGTGTGGAGCACGAACAGGCCGTAGACGACGGACAGGATCGGCGCCTGCACCAGCAGCGGCAGGCATCCGGCCAGTGGAGAGGCATTCTCGGCGGCATACAGCGCGGCCGTTTCCCGCTGCAGGCGTTCGGGGTTGCCGCCGTGCAGGCGGCGCAACTCGGCCAGGCGCGGGGCGAGGCGTTGGCGCACCCGCTGGGCTCGCGCCTGCGAGACCCCGACGGGGATGAGCGCCAGGCGCAGCACGAGGGTGAGCACGATCACGGCGAGCGCCGCCGCGTTCGCCGCGGTGAGTGGGGTGAGGAACAGGGTGAGGGTGTGCAGAACGGCGTAGGCCGCGTCGAGAACGGCCGCGATGGGGCCGAAGGCATAGAGGTTCATTGGATGACTCCCGGTCGGAATACGGAAAATGGGGAACCGTATGGTCGCGACGGGAGCGCCGGCACCCGGTGGGGTGTGGCGCGAGAAAAGCTCCCTAGGCGACCGGGAGGGAGCGTCCGGGGGCGCGGGGTTGGGGCTTGCCGGGCGCGTCAGGAACGCTCTGGCCGACCTGCGAGGCCAGTTCTGGATAGGGCCGGGCGACCGGAGTGGGCGCACCGGTGAGCACCATGACGAGCATGGCGAGCACCTGTTGGGCAGCTCCGGTGACGGCCACGGCCGAGGCGCACAGGGTGAAGAGGGCCGCAAGGGCGAGTACCTCGCCGAAGCCACGGCCGCCGATGTTGAGGGCGCCGACGAACAGCGCACCCAGACCGGTGCCCAGGCCCAGACCGAGGGCGGCCGACCAGCGAGCGGTCACGGGCGCGGGCGCGGACGTCAGCGGCAGCATCCGTGCAGACATCCGGTCACCTCCTGGTCGGTCGATCCGGCCAGCCTAGTCGTGCTCGGTGCGTTGTGTTCTGGCGGCCGGTCAGAGCGCACGCATGGAGTTGTTTCGCTTGTCGTGCGTGAGTTCGGCCAGGCCGAGGTGCTCGAGCAGCGGCGGCAGGTACATGCCGAACCGACCACGGTAGCCCTTGCGCAGGCCGTACCAGCCGCCGACGGGATTGTCGTCGGCCCGGCCCCACCCCTCGACGCTGCCCTCTGCGGCGGGCTTCTGCTCGTCGCTGGCGCCCAGCGGCACCCAGTCTCCCTGCCCGACCAGCCAAGCGTGCAGATCGTCGATGGCCCTGGCCTGGTATTTCAGGGTGGTGGACCCGACCTGGCAGACCAGTTCGTCGCCGTCGCGGTACATCGAATACGTCGACGTGCCCGGCGCAGTGGTGAGCTGCCAGGGCTCGGCTGCCGTTCCTTCGGTCATGGTGTCTCCAGTTCCTGAGCCGGCCGGGAGCCGGCGGGCATCCGTTGTCGCCAGCCTAGGCACCGGGGGTGCAAAACTCTACGGCGGCTGGGCCGTCACCGAGTACGCTGAGCGCACCTGAATACCCGGGAAGGACCGTCATGGCGAAGAAGGCCTCAGCCGCCGCACCCCGCATGAACAAGAAGCTCTACGAGAACGAGTTGCGCCGGTTGCAGGCCGACCTCGTCACCATGCAGGAGTGGGTGCGGGAGTCCGGCGCCCGCATCGTGGTGATCTTCGAGGGCCGCGACGCCGCGGGCAAGGGGTCGGCGATCAAGCGGGTCACCGAGTACCTCAACCCGCGCATCGCCCGGATCGTGGCACTGCCGGTGCCCACCGATCGCCAGCGCGGCCAGTGGTACTTCCAGCGCTACATCGAGCACTTGCCCACGAGCGGCGAGATCGTGCTGATGGACCGGTCCTGGTACAACCGCGCCGGCGTCGAGAAGGTGATGGGCTACTGCACCCCCGACGAGTACCGCCGGTTCCTGCACCAGGCTCCCCTGTTCGAGCGGATGCTGGTGGAGGACGGCATCATCCTGCTCAAGTACTGGTTCTCGGTGTCGGACACCGAGCAGGAACTGCGCTTCCGGTCGAGGCTGAAAGACCCGATGCGGCGGTGGAAGCTCTCGGAGACCGATGTGCTCTCGATCACCAAGTGGGTGGACTACTCCAAGGCCAAGGATGAGATGTTCGTGCACACCGATATCGCCGAGGCGCCCTGGTGGGTGGTCGAGAGCGAGGACAAGCGGGCCGCGCGCCTCAACATGATCAGCCACTTCCTGTCGATGGTGCCGTACGAGCACATGGAGCCGCCGCTCGTGCGCATCCCGCATCGGCCGCCGGCGTCGGACTACGAACGCCCGCCGCGCGAACTCAACCGCCCGGTGCCCGACCACGCGGCGCGCGTGGCGGAGCTGGCCGCCGAGGCGAAGGGGAAGGCCAAGAAGGGCTGAGCCGTCAGTGCGGCTGGATGTGCGCGGGGCCGTGACCGGTGGATTGCCGCAGTCGCGCCTTCGCACCGTGTTCGATCAGCACCGGCACGTAGTCGCGGATCGGCTTGCCCTCGAGCTGATGGCGTTCGTCGAGCACGACGTCCTCGATGAACGAACGCGGGCGGTCGGGAAACCTCTCGGCGAGGCGGTCGATGACCTGGGAAACTGCCTGGTCCTCATGGTGTTGACGTTCTTCGGTGTCCACGGAATCAGTCTGCGACCCCGGGCCGACACGGTCAACTCCGGCGTCACGCCGGGTCGCCGAATCCTGCACGGACGTGCAGCCCGCCGCCGGTCGCGGGGAACAGGTCAGGGCTGGATGCGGGGGGCCGTGCCGAGCATCAGCTCGAGGGCGGCGTCGAAGATACCGCTCATGTCCACCGTTTTGTCGTGCAGCCACTGCAGTTGCAGGCCGTCGCTGAGGGCCGTCGCGGCGCGCGCCACCACCATCGGGTCCAGGTCGGCGCGCACCGAGCCATCCCGCTGGCGTGCCCGCACGCTGTCCGCCAGGCTGTTCACGATCAGGTCGTAGCGTTCGCGCACGTAGTCGTGCGCCGGATGTTCGGGGGCCTCCGCCTCGGCCACGAGCCTGGAGTACAGCTGAACGAGCCCCGGCACCGTGCCGTTGTGCTCGATGGTGCGGCTGAGCAGCCCGAGCAGGTCCGGCTCGAGTCCGGCGAAGCTGTCCCGGTCGTGCGCGTCCCGCTCGCTGACCACCTCGGCCATGAGCTCCTCACGCGAGGTGAAGTAGTGCAGCACGCCGGCCTTGGTGAGGCCAACGGCATCCGCGATCTCCTGCAGCGAGGAGTTGCGGTAACCCTGCGTCGCCACGACAGCGAGGGCAGCGTCGAGGATCTCGCGACGCTTGGCCGCGCCTTTGGCATACCGTCGTGCCGGGGCGTCGATGCTCATGCCGTCACCCTACCGCCGGCACCCCTCCCCGGAAACCTACCGATGGTCGGTTTTAACTGCTAGGCTCCCTGCATCGTCGCCGCCACCGGGCGACACCGCTGGCGCGCACCGATGCTCGCCGAAAGGACAGGCACCATGACGTACACCTCCGCGGCCGACACGGCCCGCTTCGCCGCCCTGATCGACCAGCTCACCCTCGAGGAGAAGGTGCAGCTGCTGACCGGCCGCGATTTCTGGACCACCTGGCCGATCGAGAAGATCGGGCTGCGGCGCCTGCTCGTCTCCGACGGCCCCAGCGGCGTGCGCGGCGAGGTGTGGGACGAACGCTCCCCCTCGCTCAACCTGCCCTCCGGCACCGCCCTGGCCTCCAGCTGGGACGGCGAGATGGCCGCCAGGTACGGCGCCATGTCGGCCGTCGAGGCCCGCCGCAAGGGCGTGGACGTGGTGCTCGGCCCGACCATCAACCTGCACCGCTCGCCGCTCGGCGGCCGGCACTTCGAGGCGTTCAGCGAAGACCCCGTGCTCACCGCCGAGATGGCCGCCGCCTACGTGGCCGGCGTACAGGACAACGGTGTCGGCGCCACTCCCAAGCACTACATCGCCAACGACTATGAGACCGAGCGCTTCACCGCCAGCACCGAGGTGAGCGACCGGGCCCTGCGCGAGCTCTACCTGCTCGCCTTCGAGAAGGCCGTCACCGAATCGCACGCCTGGCTCGTGATGAGCTCCTACAACTCCATCAACGGCGTCACAGCCACCGAGAACGACCTGCTCGAGACCCCGCTCAACTCCGAGTGGGGCTTCGACGGCGTGGTGGTCAGCGACTGGACCGGCGTGCGCAGCGCGGCAGCGGCCCGCGCCTCTCAGGACCTCGAGATGCCCGGCCCGGACGGCTTCTGGGGCGCCGCCCTGGTGACCGCGGTCGAGGCCGGCGAGGTGGCCGTGGCCGACATCGACCGCAAGGTGCTGCGCATCCTGCGCCTGGCCGCCCGGGTGGGCGCCCTCGACGGTTTCGACGCCGTGCAGCCCGTGCCCGTGACCGTCGAAGACGGCATCGAGTTCGCCCGCGAGGCCGCATCGGCCGGCAGCGTGCTGCTGCAGAATCAGAGCCGCACCCTGCCGCTGGCGGCGGACACACTCAACAGCGTCGCTGTGATCGGCCATAACGCCCTGCACGCCCGCACGCAGGGCGGCGGAAGCGCCACCGTGCTGCCGGAGAAGATCGTCACCCCGCTGGACGGCATCCGCGCCGCCCTGCCGCACGCCGAGGTGAGCTACTCGGTGGGCGCCGTGGTGCAGAAGGGCATCGCCGAGCTGCCGCTGCAGAGCATCGTCAACCCGGCCACCGGCACTCCCGGCATGCTCGTGCGGTTCCTGGCCGCGGATGGCTCGGTTCTGTTCACCGAGGACCGGCTCGCCACCGCGCTCACCTACTTCGGCGGTGACGCCCCGATCGAGTCCGCGGATCGGATCGAGCTGTCGATGGCGTGGACCCCGGCCGAGTCCGCCACAGTGCCGTTCGGCTTCGCCGCCGTGGGCCGCGGCCGCATCTCCGTCGGCGGAACCGTGGCACACGAGGGCGAGGGGTTGTCGGTGGGCGGCACCCTCGGCGCAAACATGATGGCGCCGCCGTCGGTGGTGACAACGATCACCGTGACGGCCGGTGAGCCGGTCGACCTCATCGTCGAGTTCGACCTGACCACCCGCGACATGGACCTGCCCGGGGTCTTCGGCATCACGGCCGGCCTCGAGGCCGACGACTCCGACCCCGCCGGGCTGCTCGCCGAGGCCGTGGCCGCGGCCGGCGCCGCCGATGTCGCCATCGTGGTGGTCGGCACGAACGCGCAGGTGGAATCCGAAGGATTCGACCGCAGCGACCTCGACCTGCCCGGCCGCCAGGACGAACTCGTGCGCGCCGTGGTCGCCGCGAACCCACGCACCATCGTGGTGGTCAACTCCGGGTCGCCGGTGCTGCTGCCGTGGCGGGACGAGGTGCAGGCCATCCTGCTCACCTACTTCGGCGGCCAGGAATATGGCAACGCCCTGGCCGACATGCTCTTCGGCCACGCCGAGCCGGGCGGCCGCCTGCCCACGACCTGGCCGAAGGAACTGACCGACGTTCCGGTGCTCGATGTCACCCCGGAGGACGGGATCTTGCGGTACGACGAGGGCATCCACATCGGCTACCGCGCCTGGCTGAAGGCCGGCACCGAGCCGGCCTACGAGTTCGGCTTCGGCCTCGGCTACACCGACTGGGAGCTCGGTGATCTCGCGGTCTCGCCGAGCGTGTCGGCCGACACCGACGGATGGCTGAGCCTGACGGTCTCGAACACCGGCGACCGGGCCGGCAAGCAGGTGGTGCAGGTGTACCTGAGCCGCGCCGACAGCGCGATCGACCGGCCGGTGCGCTGGCTGGCCGGTTTCGCCGCCGTCTCGCTCGAGGCCGGCGCAACGGCGCTGGTCGAGCTGGCCCTGCCCGCCCGCGCGTTCGCCGACTGGAACAACGGCTGGCAGTACGAAACCGGCGCCTTCGCCGTGCACGTGGGTACCTCGGTGACCGACACCCCGCTCGCCGGCACCGTGGAGCTCGTCGCCGCCACGTAACCGCAACCCCGCTCTCGCGAGCGAATCACCTCGCGAGAGCGGCCGTGTGGTCGCTTCAGAGCGCTGAGGTGACCGCTTTCCCGCTCTCGCGAGTTTCCTCGGGGGCGGCAGCCGGGGTGGGCGGGGCGGCCTCGGCGAGCAGGCTGCGGGCGGCAAGGCCGATGATGGCGCTGTAGGTGGGGTAGGCGAACCGCACGTGGGCGAGGGTGGCCACGTCGACGCCGGCGGCGATGGCGGTGGTCACCGACTGCACCACTTCGATCGCGTTCTCGCCCACGGCGTGCGCGCCGAGGATCAGTTCCCGGCGCCGGTCGGAGATGAGCATCAGGAACCCCCGCTCGCGGTCGTCGATCACGGCCCGGTCCAGGTTCGCGTACGGCACCGTCGCGACCACGCAGAGGGGGTCCCTGGCGCGCGCCTCGGCCTCGGTGAGCCCGACGCCGGCGTAGTCGGGGTCGGTGAACCCACCGGCCGGCAACAGGTGGTGCGGCGTGCGGCGGTTGGTGCCGAGCACGGCGTTCTCGGCAGCCGCCTCGCCCTCGAACTGAGCGGCCTGCACGAGCATGTCGCGGCCGTTGGCGTCGCCGACGGCGAAGATGTGCGACACCTCGCTGCGGAAGTACTCGTCGACGGGGATGGCCGAGCGCACCGTGGCGACGCCGGCGGCAGCAAGGCCGAGGTCATCGACATCCGCCGGCCAGCCGGTGGCCATGATGACGGCGTCGAAGACGTCGGACACGGCGTCGCCGGCCAGGCGCCAGGTGAGCACGATGGAGCCGTCCGGCTGCCGCACCAGCGATTCGACGGTGTCGATGCCGGTCTGCACCCGGGTACCCTGCTCACGGAACGCCGTGGCCACGGCATCGGACACGGCGGCGTCGGAGGCCATCAGGATGCGCGGCGCCACGTCGAGTAGCGTCACCCGCGAGCCGAACGAGCTGAAGATGGTGACTAGCTGGGCGCCCGTGTTGCCGCCGCCGATCACCGCGAGGCGTTCGGGCAGGGCGGGCAGCGTGAGCACGTGCTCCGGCACCGTGGCGAGTTCGGCGCCGGGGATGGGCAGACGACGTGAGTGCCCGCCGACGCAGACCAGGATGTTGTCGGCGCCGATGCGGCGGCCGCTCTCCAGCACAACGGTGTGCGAGTCGACGAACCTGGCCCGCCCCTCGAGGACCAGGTCGATGCCGGCGTCGCTGAAGCGTTCGGCTTCCCGCTTGATCGCCCGCACCCGGTCCACGGATTCGGTGACCCTGGCGGCCGCGGTGTTCCAGTCGAAGGTCAGGCTCGCGGCCTCGATGCCGTAGACGCGGGCCGTGCGCACCTCGCGCATGAGCCTGGCGGCCTTGGCGAGCGCCCGGGTGGGCACGCAGCCGGTGTTCACGCAGGTGCCGCCGGTGCGGCCGGACTCGACGACGACGACACTCGCGCCCAATTCGGCCGCGCGCAGGGCCGCGGCGGTGCCGGCCGGGCCGGCGCCGATCACGAGAACGTCGTAGTGCGCGCGTGCGGCGGCGGAGGCCGGAGCACTGCTCTCGGTGGGGACGGTGGGGGCAGCGGGCATGGAAACCTCCTGGCAGCGAACGGAGAATCGACTGTGCCACGGTGTGCTGGGAAATGCCCCTGACCGGGCGACTCGGCAGAGTCAGGGCTCGGTCGGGGCGGCCTTCGACCCCTTGGCCGCCCGGCCGGCCTTGCGCAGGGCGCGGTTGCGGGCATCCTCGGTCTTCATCAACGTGCGGGTCTCGTCGAGGTCGCCGATCAGGGGCCGCCACCACGCCGCGGCGGGGTCGGCATCCACCAGGATCGTGCGGATCAACAGGGTGAGCGGGATGGCCAGGATCGCCCCGATGGCGCCGAGCACGATCGCCCAGAACAGCACAGACGCGAAGGTGAGCGACTGGCTGAGCGCCACGGCATTGCCCACCACCCTGGGCTGCACGATGGACTGCACGACGGCGTTGATGATGGCGTAGATCACGATCACGGGAAGGGCGAGTTCCCAGCCGCCGACGAGGAACGCGAAAACCGTGGGCGGGATGATGGCGATGAAGTAGCCGACGTTGGGGATGAAGCTGCACAGGAACGACAGCAGCCCCCAGAGGAATGCTCCAGGCACGCCGAGCAGGATCAGGGCGAGGGCGTTGAGCACCCCCTGGGCGATGCCGAGGAGCGTGGTCGCCACCATGTATCGGCGCACGCTGGAGGCGAAGTTCGTCAGTGCCTCCACCAGGGTCGGCCGGGACGGCCGCAGCTGGGTGAGCAGGGTGGGCAGGTAGCCGGCATCCGCGGCCATCAGGATCAGCATGGTGAGCACGATCACGAGCGCCACCGTGATGTTCGTGATGCTGCCGAAGAGTCCGGAGACCACCGGCACGAGATTGCTCGGATCGAAGCTCGACTCGATGGCCTGCACCTGCGTCGTGCCGAAGCCGATGCTCGCCAGCCACCCCGACACCGTGCTGCCGATGTCGCTGAGCTGGCTGGCGAACTGCGGCAACAGGGCGGCGAACTGGCCCAGGGCCAAGCCG belongs to Cryobacterium sp. SO2 and includes:
- a CDS encoding TetR/AcrR family transcriptional regulator, with protein sequence MSIDAPARRYAKGAAKRREILDAALAVVATQGYRNSSLQEIADAVGLTKAGVLHYFTSREELMAEVVSERDAHDRDSFAGLEPDLLGLLSRTIEHNGTVPGLVQLYSRLVAEAEAPEHPAHDYVRERYDLIVNSLADSVRARQRDGSVRADLDPMVVARAATALSDGLQLQWLHDKTVDMSGIFDAALELMLGTAPRIQP
- a CDS encoding AI-2E family transporter; its protein translation is MAVPPVVSHRNASILIGLGGATVTVFGLAAIAGIAAPILLALVLTICAHPVRRGLERRGVPRGLATGSVVATVFVVLAAFVAALGLALGQFAALLPQFASQLSDIGSTVSGWLASIGFGTTQVQAIESSFDPSNLVPVVSGLFGSITNITVALVIVLTMLILMAADAGYLPTLLTQLRPSRPTLVEALTNFASSVRRYMVATTLLGIAQGVLNALALILLGVPGAFLWGLLSFLCSFIPNVGYFIAIIPPTVFAFLVGGWELALPVIVIYAIINAVVQSIVQPRVVGNAVALSQSLTFASVLFWAIVLGAIGAILAIPLTLLIRTILVDADPAAAWWRPLIGDLDETRTLMKTEDARNRALRKAGRAAKGSKAAPTEP
- a CDS encoding DUF6855 family protein; its protein translation is MTEGTAAEPWQLTTAPGTSTYSMYRDGDELVCQVGSTTLKYQARAIDDLHAWLVGQGDWVPLGASDEQKPAAEGSVEGWGRADDNPVGGWYGLRKGYRGRFGMYLPPLLEHLGLAELTHDKRNNSMRAL
- the ppk2 gene encoding polyphosphate kinase 2: MAKKASAAAPRMNKKLYENELRRLQADLVTMQEWVRESGARIVVIFEGRDAAGKGSAIKRVTEYLNPRIARIVALPVPTDRQRGQWYFQRYIEHLPTSGEIVLMDRSWYNRAGVEKVMGYCTPDEYRRFLHQAPLFERMLVEDGIILLKYWFSVSDTEQELRFRSRLKDPMRRWKLSETDVLSITKWVDYSKAKDEMFVHTDIAEAPWWVVESEDKRAARLNMISHFLSMVPYEHMEPPLVRIPHRPPASDYERPPRELNRPVPDHAARVAELAAEAKGKAKKG
- a CDS encoding NAD(P)/FAD-dependent oxidoreductase produces the protein MPAAPTVPTESSAPASAAARAHYDVLVIGAGPAGTAAALRAAELGASVVVVESGRTGGTCVNTGCVPTRALAKAARLMREVRTARVYGIEAASLTFDWNTAAARVTESVDRVRAIKREAERFSDAGIDLVLEGRARFVDSHTVVLESGRRIGADNILVCVGGHSRRLPIPGAELATVPEHVLTLPALPERLAVIGGGNTGAQLVTIFSSFGSRVTLLDVAPRILMASDAAVSDAVATAFREQGTRVQTGIDTVESLVRQPDGSIVLTWRLAGDAVSDVFDAVIMATGWPADVDDLGLAAAGVATVRSAIPVDEYFRSEVSHIFAVGDANGRDMLVQAAQFEGEAAAENAVLGTNRRTPHHLLPAGGFTDPDYAGVGLTEAEARARDPLCVVATVPYANLDRAVIDDRERGFLMLISDRRRELILGAHAVGENAIEVVQSVTTAIAAGVDVATLAHVRFAYPTYSAIIGLAARSLLAEAAPPTPAAAPEETRESGKAVTSAL
- the yidC gene encoding membrane protein insertase YidC, yielding MNLYAFGPIAAVLDAAYAVLHTLTLFLTPLTAANAAALAVIVLTLVLRLALIPVGVSQARAQRVRQRLAPRLAELRRLHGGNPERLQRETAALYAAENASPLAGCLPLLVQAPILSVVYGLFVLHTINGHDNALLAGGLFGSPLGSSILAGWGAQPTPAGLVVGGVLLGVLLVAQLLSRRLLLAQGAASAGLAAPAAPTLPGALSPAAQATMTGVLSWLPLISVVFAAFVPLAAAIYLTVSAVWGVTERAVLWRMLRPATR
- a CDS encoding glycoside hydrolase family 3 C-terminal domain-containing protein — protein: MTYTSAADTARFAALIDQLTLEEKVQLLTGRDFWTTWPIEKIGLRRLLVSDGPSGVRGEVWDERSPSLNLPSGTALASSWDGEMAARYGAMSAVEARRKGVDVVLGPTINLHRSPLGGRHFEAFSEDPVLTAEMAAAYVAGVQDNGVGATPKHYIANDYETERFTASTEVSDRALRELYLLAFEKAVTESHAWLVMSSYNSINGVTATENDLLETPLNSEWGFDGVVVSDWTGVRSAAAARASQDLEMPGPDGFWGAALVTAVEAGEVAVADIDRKVLRILRLAARVGALDGFDAVQPVPVTVEDGIEFAREAASAGSVLLQNQSRTLPLAADTLNSVAVIGHNALHARTQGGGSATVLPEKIVTPLDGIRAALPHAEVSYSVGAVVQKGIAELPLQSIVNPATGTPGMLVRFLAADGSVLFTEDRLATALTYFGGDAPIESADRIELSMAWTPAESATVPFGFAAVGRGRISVGGTVAHEGEGLSVGGTLGANMMAPPSVVTTITVTAGEPVDLIVEFDLTTRDMDLPGVFGITAGLEADDSDPAGLLAEAVAAAGAADVAIVVVGTNAQVESEGFDRSDLDLPGRQDELVRAVVAANPRTIVVVNSGSPVLLPWRDEVQAILLTYFGGQEYGNALADMLFGHAEPGGRLPTTWPKELTDVPVLDVTPEDGILRYDEGIHIGYRAWLKAGTEPAYEFGFGLGYTDWELGDLAVSPSVSADTDGWLSLTVSNTGDRAGKQVVQVYLSRADSAIDRPVRWLAGFAAVSLEAGATALVELALPARAFADWNNGWQYETGAFAVHVGTSVTDTPLAGTVELVAAT
- a CDS encoding DUF6412 domain-containing protein; amino-acid sequence: MSARMLPLTSAPAPVTARWSAALGLGLGTGLGALFVGALNIGGRGFGEVLALAALFTLCASAVAVTGAAQQVLAMLVMVLTGAPTPVARPYPELASQVGQSVPDAPGKPQPRAPGRSLPVA